Proteins found in one Pelmatolapia mariae isolate MD_Pm_ZW linkage group LG7, Pm_UMD_F_2, whole genome shotgun sequence genomic segment:
- the LOC134631644 gene encoding cyclic nucleotide-gated cation channel beta-1-like isoform X5, which translates to MFNWVVKVVPQPPDAVGTDDAAKTPDAPTKNKEAAVKTPALKDADEVSEEGQAQTGVLGWLSNGFVSALPQPAGTPRLSRANSEAKSGEDGDRSGVITWVTQGLTKVLPQPDDKYRETEKDTKDEEHTEVYDVATMPDFDPLPHIPVVEMVSDDEVSDTESLAPHFPPNVVTWIKQIVPQPVILPPGAVPVEPSTKSSHTSLDKMLHVVCSTVLSPPPESLSGISLDTESKASGVVNWFVSGLGLKMPQPVSPSKDEANTVPEVIQKASAKLKPDMVLEDVESDNEGQHKRADPPKAQAPSASLVPPSPAPQQQQEVTQPSQSLSVESQKCSDAPPEPQPSESATKVSLEDAETQTGRWTPFIENIKKEAEGVALATMEERLLQERMEMARMAEEVARQTAEMAIRQMASEGQSIKLSLGSQELLEEPEAELPVPLEEESEVEISKAPEKNESLPQEEQKVETEEPTVNEPEPQEEASTSPPPSSEPVEISEPKPEQALEAEPEAETKSPEAPPEAEPITEQPQKNEDVGQTANADKAPEKEEEATGDDCGESSNISLRPAVNVEDVDSDHERAGGAKGGGGGEEQIPQILTPQDPKLTTLTVPVTPSGRQSKGDKDSGRNRRSVWTKIRRLHSESEDDDEEANIPVRAWPSQSSLHSTDDVLKERPASSASQTSTVVNERLQELVRMFKERTEKAKEKLIDPDSSDEDSVITSPPQPPAPQPAPGAQPPDDNETQAGPSGGGGVESGTEEEQPGRCCKVKTPRWIRACVRFRFPASIDPFTNLMYVLWMFLVSLAWNWNVWFIPVRWAFPYQTPDNIYYWLLTDYLCDLIYILDIAVFQPRLQFVRGGDIVCDTKEMRKNYMKTKRFKFDVASLVPLELFYFKTGINPLLRLPRLLKINSFFEFNDRLEAILTKAYIYRVIRTTTYLLYCLHFNACLYYWTSDLIGLGLTQWVYNGEGNSYIRCYYFAVKTLITIGGLPDPTTLSEIIFQLINYFIGVFAFSIMIGQMRDVVGAATASQTYYRSCMDSTIKYMSSYRIPRDVQNRVKTWYNYTWQSQGMLDEQELLNQLPDKMRLDIAIDVSYSIVSKVPLFQGCDRQMIFDMLKSLRSVVYLPGDYVCKKGEVGREMYIIKAGEVQVVGGPDGKTVFVTLRAGSVFGEISLLAVGGGNRRTANVIAHGFANLFILDKKDLNEILVHYPESKKLLRKKASTEPRGGGLELSPVGHHTREERRTTQKVRPTK; encoded by the exons ATGTTTAACTGGGTGGTGAAAGTGGTTCCCCAGCCCCCTGATGCTGTTGGGACAGACGATGCTGCCAAGACCCCTGATGCT cCAACCAAAAATAAAGAGG CTGCAGTGAAGACACCCGCACTGAAAGATGCAGACGAGGTTTCAGAGGAAGG CCAAGCGCAGACTGGAGTATTAGGCTGGTtgtctaatgggttcgtcagcgCGCTCCCACAGCCTGCGGGCACCCCCCGACTCAGCAGAGCCAACTCTGAAGCCAAG TCCGGAGAAGATGGAGACAG GTCTGGAGTGATCACCTGGGTCACTCAGGGTCTGACCAAAGTGCTGCCTCAGCCTGACGACAAGTACAGAGAGACTGAGAAGGACACCAAGGACGAGGAACACACGGAG GTGTACGACGTAGCCACGATGCCAG ATTTCGATCCACTTCCACACATCCCTGTGGTGGAGATGGTGTCAGACGACGAGGTGTCGGACACAGAGAGTTTGGCCCCCCACTTTCCTCCCAA TGTGGTGACCTGGATAAAGCAGATAGTTCCTCAGCCGGTCATACTGCCCCCTGGTGCTGTGCCCGTGGAACCGTCAACCAAGTCCTCCCACACGTCTCTGgataaaa TGCTTCATGTTGTCTGCTCCACAGTTCTGTCTCCGCCGCCTGAATCGCTCAGTGGAATCTCGCTGGATACTGAAAGCAAGGCCTCTGG TGTGGTGAACTGGTTTGTGTCAGGGCTGGGTCTGAAGATGCCTCAGCCTGTTTCTCCATCCAAGGATGAAGCTAAT ACTGTACCTGAAGTCATTCAGAAAG CATCAGCCAAACTCAAACCAGACATGGTGCTGGAAGACGTGGAGTCAGACAACGAGGGCCAGCACAAACGTGCAGATCCTCCCAAAGCTCAAGCTCCGTCTGCATCCCTGGTTCCACCATCACCTGCACCCCAGCAgcaacaggaagtgacacaaCCCTCACAGTCGCTTTCAGTGGAGTCACAGAAATGCAGCGACGCCCCTCCGGAGCCGCAACCGTCAGAGAGTGCCACAAAAGTATCTCTGGAAGACGCAGAGACCCAGACAGGCCGCTGGACGCCGTTTATTGAAAACATCAAGAAGGAGGCTGAAGGGGTGGCGTTGGCTACCATGGAGGAGCG TCTGCTTCAGGAGAGGATGGAGATGGCCCGGATGGCTGAAGAGGTTGCCAGGCAGACAGCTGAGATGGCCATTAGACAGATGGCCAGTGAGGGACAGTCCATCAAGCTCTCACTGGGGAGTCAAGAACTCCTGGAGGAGCCTGAAGCTGA GCTGCCGGTGCCGCTGGAAGAGGAGAGCGAGGTGGAGATCAGCAAAGCCCCAGA GAAGAACGAGAGCCTTCCTCAGGAGGAGCAGAAAGTTGAGACTGAGGAGCCCACCGTCAACGAGCCAG AGCCGCAGGAGGAAGCCTCGACCTCACCGCCTCCAAGCAGTGAGCCAGTGGAGATTTCTGAGCCTAAGCCAGAACAAGCACTAGAAGCAGAACCAGAAGCAGAAACCAAGAGCCCAGAAGCTCCTCCAGAAGCTGAGCCCATCACTGAGCAGCCGCAGAAAAACGAAGACGTCGGTCAAACTGCTAACGCTGACAAGGCTCCTGAAAAA GAGGAGGAAGCTACTGGGGATGACTGCGGTG AGAGCTCCAACATCAGCCTTCGCCCAGCTGTTAATGTAGAGGATGTTGACTCTGATCATGAGAGGGCAGGAGGAgcaaaaggaggaggaggaggggaagaACAAATCCCCCAAATCCTCACCCCACAGGACCCAAAGCTTACAACCCTCACTGTTCCTGTGACCCCTTCAGGTCGTCAAAG TAAAGGAGATAAAGA TAGTGGAAGGAATCGCAGGAGTGTCTGGACAAAGAT CAGGAGGCTTCATTCTGAAAGTGAGGATGACGATGAAGAGGCAAACATCCCCGTCAGAGCCTGGCCCAGCCAGTCCAGCCTGCACAGCACAGACGACGT TCTGAAAGAACGTCCAGCATCTTCTGCCAGTCAGACCAGCACGGTGGTCAACGAGAGACTTCAGGAGCTCGTCAGGATGTTTAAGGAGAGAACGGAGAAGGCCAAGGAGAAACTCATTGACCCGGACAGCTCGGATGAAGACAGCGTTATCACCT CTCCTCCTCAGCCTCCAGCTCCTCAGCCTGCTCCTGGAGCTCAGCCGCCAGATGACAATGAGACGCAAGCAGGTCcgtcaggaggaggaggagtagaGAGCGGAACAGAGGAGGAGCAGCCTGGCCGTTGCTGCAAGGTGAAAACACCTCGGTGGATACGAGCCTGTGTGCGATTCCGCTTCCCCGCCAGCATCGACCCTTTCACCA ACCTGATGTACGTGCTGTGGATGTTTTTGGTGTCTCTGGCCTGGAACTGGAACGTGTGGTTCATCCCGGTGCGCTGGGCCTTCCCCTACCAAACCCCGGACAACATTTACTACTGGCTGTTAACCGACTACCTCTGTGACCTCATTTACATCCTGGACATCGCTGTTTTTCAGCCGCGCCTGCAGTTTGTGCGTGGAGGGGACATAGTG TGTGACACAAAGGAGATGAGAAAGAATTACATGAAAACTAAACGTTTTAAG TTTGATGTGGCCAGCCTTGTTCCCCTTGAGCTCTTCTATTTTAAAACTGGCATCAACCCTCTGCTTCGCTTGCCACGGCTGCTGAAG ATCAACTCCTTCTTTGAGTTCAATGATCGTCTGGAGGCCATCTTGACCAAAGCCTATATCTACAG GGTGATTCGTACCACCACCTATCTTCTTTACTGTCTGCACTTTAATGCCTGTCTCTACTACTGGACCTCTGACCTCATAGGACTGGGACTGACTCAGTGGGTGTACAATGGCGAGGGTAACAG TTACATTCGCTGTTACTACTTCGCAGTGAAGACCCTGATTACCATTGGGGGTCTGCCAGATCCCACCACCCTGTCTGAGATCATCTTCCAACTCATCAACTACTTTATCGGAGTCTTTGCTTTCTCGATCATGATTGGACAG ATGCGTGATGTTGTTGGTGCAGCTACAGCAAGTCAAACGTACTACCGCAGCTGCATGGACAGCACTATTAAATACATGTCCTCCTACCGCATCCCGAGAGACGTCCAGAACCGTGTCAAAACCTGGTATAACTATACCTGGCAATCACAAGGCATGCTGG ACGAGCAGGAGCTGCTGAATCAGCTGCCAGATAAAATGCGTCTGGACATAGCGATAGATGTCAGCTACTCCATTGTGAGCAAAGTCCCTCTTTTTCAG GGTTGTGACAGACAGATGATTTTCGACATGCTAAAAAGCCTGCGCTCTGTCGTCTACCTCCCGGGGGATTATGTCTGCAAAAAG GGCGAGGTGGGTCGGGAGATGTATATCATAAAGGCTGGAGAGGTGCAGGTGGTTGGAGGCCCAGATGGGAAGACTGTATTTGTCACTCTTAGAGCAGGATCAGTCTTTGGAGAAATCAG CTTGCTTGCAGTCGGCGGTGGTAACAGGCGCACAGCCAATGTGATTGCTCATGGCTTTGCCAATCTATTCATCCTGGACAAAAAAGACCTGAATGAGATCCTGGTCCACTATCCAGAGTCCAAGAAACTGCTGCGCAAGAAAGCCAG TACAGAACCAAGAGGAGGGGGCCTAGAACTGAGCCCTGTGGGACACCACACAAGAGAGGAGCGGAGAACGACACAGAAAGTTCGCCCCACCAAGTAG